ACCATTACGACGGACGCGCACACCCCCATCAGACCGAACCGTGTCCGGTTGATCAGGATCTCCATTTCAGTCGGTGCTGTCCTGGCCTCTTCCACTGTGCCGCCCGCAACCTGGTCCGACGCCAAGGCTCCCCCGTTTGCTGCCATGATAAAGTGCAGCCTCCCCCCGGGTGATGTCGCGATCCATTGAGTATGGGCCTACTCTACCGTAGCGGCCTGCTGAGGGGCAAGCTGCCCTTTGCAGGATCTGCGCGTTTGCGCGGCCACTGCAACCTAAACGAGACCCCAGGCTGACGCGCCCGCCGCTGATGGAGTAGGATGGGCTGCACGAACCGGAGTCTTTTGAGTTGATGAGTCTGAGAACAGTGCGGCTTTGCCTGACGGCATTCCTGCTCGTGGGAGCGGCGCGTTGCACGCCGAAGGAAGTTCCCTTCGAGAGTCCGGACCCCGTCCCCATCCGCGTCCTTCGGGTGACCAACGCTTACCTTCCCGAGTTCACCGACCGCGAGCTGGAAATCTTTCTGGCCGAGGCCCAGCGCTTTGCTTTCGACCAGCTCCATGTACGCATCCGCTGGATCGATCTGGGCGAAATGAGTACGGACCAGTTTTTCCGCGAATATTTCCCCGTCGTCTTTCCCGAGTACCGTACCGAAGACCCCTTCGTCCTCAACATCGTCGAACCCAACCCGGCCCATGCACGAAAGCTCGCCCTGGCCCTGGCCGAGGGACACCAGCGCGACTCGCTTGCCGAGCTCATGGCCTTTGCCTCAGAGATTCTCCCGCCCGAGCAACTCGAGGTCGTCGACTCCAAGGGTCGGCTCTTCGACCTGGTCGCCAAGCACCACCTCGAGCAGCTCGCCGTACTTGCGGCCCTCCAGGCCCCGCAGGCCAAAGGGGTGCCGCTTCTCGACAATGCGCTTCCCTATCATCAATACGTCTATTGGGACGCGGCCGTGCGCGAGGTGCGGCGCTACGACCTCATCATCACCAACCAGCTCCTTGCCAGCGCCGAGACCATCGACGCCCAGATTCATGCCTCGCTTCGCGGGGGCATCACCACCGGCTTTACCGAACGCAGCAACGCCACCTATGGGGGCTCCATCGTGCTGAGCAGCTACCCGGTCCTGGGCGAGGAACCCCCGCTCGTGGAAATGCGCGGGGGTTCCTACACCCGCGACGAGGCAGCCCGGTATCTGGGGGCCTACACCTCCCACGAGCTGGGGCACCTGCTGCTGCACCTGGATCACCCCTTCGATCAGCCCGACTGCATCATGAACCCGGCCCGCCTGCTGCGGTACCGGGAGTGGTATCAGCAGATCGAGCACGCCCCCCAGAAGCCCGGCTGCGCCATCCCCACCGACCGGCCCATCCGCGACGTTTTCTTCGGCAACCGGCCCCTGCTGGGTCGGATCGGGAACTCCATCCTCCACGCCTGGGACCGCCTCTCGGGCAACTAGGACAATTTCTGCCCCCGATCCCCCCGCAGGGGGAGCGGGGAGCGAAAGCGTTTATTGGCGCAGGGCCCGCGCGGTTCTATAGTGCGCGGCGCTCGGGGCGGTTTGCGCCGGGCAGGTCGCAGGTTCTCGCCACCAAGGTGCGGCGTCACTGATTTGACCCGCCGCGCAGTCCGCATCCCGAAGCCACAGAAACCAGAGAGCAGACCCGGCGCAAGGAGCCGGAAACTTCAGACGTATGAGCAGCAAGGGAAAAGTACTGGTCGCCATGAGCGGCGGCGTCGACTCTTCAGTCGCGGCGGCCCTTCTTTCGGAGCAGGGCTACGAGGTGATCGGTCTGACCATGCGGCTGGCCGACGCGTTGCCGGCCGAGGACCGCGGCCCTCGCTCGTGCTGCTCGGTCGAGGACGTGGGCGATGCGCGCACCGTGGCCGACCGCCTGGGGATTCCCTTTTATGCGGGCTACTACAAGGATGCCTTTCAGAAGCACGTGATCGACTACTTTGTCGAGAGCTACAAGAAGGGCCTCACCCCCAACCCCTGTGCCAAGTGCAACGAGCACCTCAAGTTCGATCTTCTGATTCAGCGCGCCGATGAGCTGGGCTGCGACTTTCTGGCAACCGGTCACTACGCGCGCATCGATCGCAGCGGTGAGAAGCCGGCGCTGCTGCGCGGGCTCGACTCCGACAAGGACCAGTCTTATTTTCTGTTCACCATGAGCGAGGCAGCGCTCGAGCGCACGCTCTTCCCCGTGGGCGAGCTGCCCAAGAACGAAGTGCGGGCACTGGCCGACAGGTTTGAATTGCCCGTGGCGAGCAAGCCCGACTCCCAGGAAATCTGTTTCATTCCCGACGCAGGCTACGTGCCCTTTGTCGAGGAGCGCATTGGTGAAGCCAATCCCGGCAAGTTCGTCGATACCAGCGGCAACGTCATCGGCGAGCACCGCGGCATTCATGCCTACACCATCGGCCAGCGCCGCGGTCTGGGCCTTGGCGGGATGAGCGAGCCCCACTTCGTCATCCGCATCGATGCCGATCGCAACGAAGTCGTCGTCGGCCCGGCCAGCGAGCTGCACGCGCCGGCCATCCAGGTGGGCATCGCCGCGCTGGCTTCGGGACTGCCGCCGGAATTCGACGCGCAGGTGCAGATCCGCTATCGCCACGAGCCGGTGCCCGCCCACATCACGCTGAGCGAATCGGGCAAGGCACTCGTGCGTTTCGAAGAACCCGAGCAAGCAGCCACCCCCGGACAGGCAGCCGTGTTCTACGACGGCGAGCGCGTGCTCGGCGGCGGATGGATCGAGGAAGTGCTTCCATGAGCAAATCCTCCCCCATCAGCGCCACGCAGCGCAAGGCCATTGAAAAAGCGACCGGTTACAAGTTCCGCAGCCTCAAGCTGCTGGTGCAGGCACTGACCCATCGTTCCTGGCGCAACGAGCGCATCCAGCGCGGCGAGGCCGAGGATCTCGAGACCAACGAGCGCCTGGAGTTTCTGGGCGATGCGGTGCTCGACCTGGCCATCACGGCCGAGCTGCTCAAGGTGTTTCCCGAAAAACCCGAGGGCGAGCTCTCCAAGCTGCGCGCGGCGCTGGTGCAGGAAAAGAGCCTGGCGCAGGTGGCCAAGGAACTGGGCCTGCAGGACTACATCCTGCTGGGCGAAGCCGAGGACCGCGCCGGCGGGCGGAAAAAGCCCTCCATCCTGGCCGATGCCTACGAGGCGCTGCTCGGCGCGATTTATCTCGACAGCGGGATGCGCCGCGCCAGCGCGGTCATTCAGGAACACTTTGGCAAGCGACTGACCGCGCCCTCGCTGGCGCGCCGCGTGACCGATCACAAGACCCGCCTGCAGGAGCGTACCCAGCAGCTCTGGAAGAAGGCGCCCCACTACCGCACCGCCACCGTGACGGGGCCCGACCACCGCCGCATCTTTGAAGTCGAAGTGGTCATCAACGGCGAAGTCATTGGCGCCGGCCAGGCGGGATCGAAAAAAGAAGCCGGCCAGAAGGCCGCGCGCATGGGGCTCAAGACCCTGAAAGAGAGAACCGCCGAGTGAGCGCATTCCATTCCGGCTACGTCGCCCTGATCGGCCGCCCCAACGCGGGCAAGAGCACCCTGCTCAACGCCATCCTCGGCGAGAAGCTGGCCATCGTCACGCCCAAGCCCCAGACCACGCGCCAGCAGGTGCGTGGCATCCACACAGGCGCGGACTTCCAGATGGTCTTTGTCGACACGCCCGGCTACCACGATTCGAAGGTGCCACTCAATCAGACGATGGTCGAATCGGCCATGCACGCCGCACGCGATGCCGATGTGGTGCTCTACCTCTTCGATGCGACGCTGGGAATTACAAAAGAGGACCGCGCCGCCGTCGATGTCATCAAGACATTCGACAAGCCGATGCTGTGCCTGCTCAACAAGATCGACAAGGTTGAAAAACCCTCGTTGCTGCCGCTGATGGAGAAAATCGCGACGCTGGCCGACTGGCGCGAGATCATCCCCATCTGTGCCACCCGCGGCAAGGGGCTCGACATCATTCTCGAAAAGCTACGCGCCCTGCTCCCCGAAGGCCCCGCGTATTTTCCCTCCGACCAGCTCTCGGACACCAACGAGCGCTTTCGCGCCTCGGAGATCATTCGCGAAAAAGTCTTCCAGATTCTGGGACAGGAACTGCCCTACTCCACCGCGGTGGAGATCGAAAATTTCGAAGAACTGCCCAAGCTCAACCGCGTGGCTGCGCGCGTCCACGTCGAGCGCGACTCCCAAAAAGGCATCGTCGTCGGCAAAGGCGGCCGCACGCTCAAGGAAATCGGCACCCGCGCACGCAAGGAGCTCGAAGAACTCTGGGGGAAGAAGGTCTTTCTCGAACTCTTCGTCGACGTCCGCAAGGACTGGACCAGAGATCCGCGCTACCTGAAGGAGTTCGGCTACGAGGGCAACTAGCCCGCGTCGCGCACTGCCATGGCATCCCCGAAGAAGCCCGGCGGCCTCGAAGGCCTGATCGACACGCTCGCGGAGAAGATTCCCTCGCTCGCGCGCTTTGGCGTGTGGGACCCGGGGACCGAACACTACGACGAGAGCCTGGTGCGCGCGCTCTCACCGGTGCAGGAAGCAATTTCCGCCTACTTCAATGTGGAGTTCCGCGGGCTCGACAAAATCGCTGACGGCGGCGGACTGCTGGTGGGCAACCATGGGCGCACGGGCTACGACGCCTTTGTGATGCCGCACCTGCTGGGCACGCAGCTCGGCCGCCCGATCCGCGCGCTGGCCGACCGGGTTCTCTTTCGCATCCCGCAGCTTCGCGAGTGGCTGGCCGCCATGGGCGCGGTCCCCGGCACGCGCGAGAACGCGATTCGCCTGCTGCGCGAGGGGAACCTGGTCATCGTCTATCCGGGCGGGGGCAACGAGGTGATGAAACCCCACTAC
This region of Chrysiogenia bacterium genomic DNA includes:
- the mnmA gene encoding tRNA 2-thiouridine(34) synthase MnmA, with amino-acid sequence MSSKGKVLVAMSGGVDSSVAAALLSEQGYEVIGLTMRLADALPAEDRGPRSCCSVEDVGDARTVADRLGIPFYAGYYKDAFQKHVIDYFVESYKKGLTPNPCAKCNEHLKFDLLIQRADELGCDFLATGHYARIDRSGEKPALLRGLDSDKDQSYFLFTMSEAALERTLFPVGELPKNEVRALADRFELPVASKPDSQEICFIPDAGYVPFVEERIGEANPGKFVDTSGNVIGEHRGIHAYTIGQRRGLGLGGMSEPHFVIRIDADRNEVVVGPASELHAPAIQVGIAALASGLPPEFDAQVQIRYRHEPVPAHITLSESGKALVRFEEPEQAATPGQAAVFYDGERVLGGGWIEEVLP
- the rnc gene encoding ribonuclease III, whose amino-acid sequence is MSKSSPISATQRKAIEKATGYKFRSLKLLVQALTHRSWRNERIQRGEAEDLETNERLEFLGDAVLDLAITAELLKVFPEKPEGELSKLRAALVQEKSLAQVAKELGLQDYILLGEAEDRAGGRKKPSILADAYEALLGAIYLDSGMRRASAVIQEHFGKRLTAPSLARRVTDHKTRLQERTQQLWKKAPHYRTATVTGPDHRRIFEVEVVINGEVIGAGQAGSKKEAGQKAARMGLKTLKERTAE
- the era gene encoding GTPase Era yields the protein MSAFHSGYVALIGRPNAGKSTLLNAILGEKLAIVTPKPQTTRQQVRGIHTGADFQMVFVDTPGYHDSKVPLNQTMVESAMHAARDADVVLYLFDATLGITKEDRAAVDVIKTFDKPMLCLLNKIDKVEKPSLLPLMEKIATLADWREIIPICATRGKGLDIILEKLRALLPEGPAYFPSDQLSDTNERFRASEIIREKVFQILGQELPYSTAVEIENFEELPKLNRVAARVHVERDSQKGIVVGKGGRTLKEIGTRARKELEELWGKKVFLELFVDVRKDWTRDPRYLKEFGYEGN
- a CDS encoding acyltransferase family protein is translated as MASPKKPGGLEGLIDTLAEKIPSLARFGVWDPGTEHYDESLVRALSPVQEAISAYFNVEFRGLDKIADGGGLLVGNHGRTGYDAFVMPHLLGTQLGRPIRALADRVLFRIPQLREWLAAMGAVPGTRENAIRLLREGNLVIVYPGGGNEVMKPHYEAYQLSWGKRTGFIRVAQAADVPIYPFAGVGVEEFFHNLPGWDAIERSALAQWLEQAVGRRNRPMPPFAGIGPLPEPVDLTFLFGDPVSVSGAQDDRAALALQQGVRKQVLGLIRQGLAERPPKS